In the Hordeum vulgare subsp. vulgare chromosome 7H, MorexV3_pseudomolecules_assembly, whole genome shotgun sequence genome, one interval contains:
- the LOC123409735 gene encoding protein RMD5 homolog isoform X1 — protein sequence MELDSLREAFDRVVEKRVLSSTKVQEAIDQIVNEVKQVISKMQMMDTDSMDSCDHSSILAELKAKLNEMVTLNQLEGCQKELNVALSKYLKVLEKSFNTDVSKAYRNVDFEDSTVNKIIANHFYRQGLFDLGDSFVHECGESDETYLKLPFQEMYGILEAMKARNLEPALTWAANNHDKLLQNSSMLELKLHSLQFVEILTKGRRDDALQYARTHLVPFASLNKAEIQKLMACLIWVDRLEQSPYAEFVSSTHWEKLAEELIHQFCSLLGQPSDSPLSVTVSAGFQGLPTLLKLTTVMAAKKQEWQTMKQLPVPIDIGPEFQYHSVFVCPVLREQSSDENPPMLMPCGHAVSKQSITKLSKSSSRPFKCPYCPSEAVASQCKQLHF from the coding sequence ATGGAGCTTGACAGTCTAAGAGAGGCCTTTGACCGAGTTGTTGAAAAGCGCGTGTTGTCTTCTACAAAAGTTCAGGAAGCCATTGATCAGATAGTGAATGAAGTTAAGCAGGTAATATCCAAGATGCAGATGATGGACACAGATTCCATGGACAGTTGTGACCATTCATCCATCCTTGCAGAATTGAAGGCCAAGCTGAACGAAATGGTGACACTGAACCAACTTGAAGGCTGTCAAAAGGAATTGAATGTTGCACTGAGCAAATATCTCAAGGTTCTCGAGAAGTCTTTTAATACAGATGTATCAAAGGCATACAGAAATGTGGATTTTGAGGACAGCACAGTAAATAAGATAATAGCGAATCATTTCTATCGCCAGGGCCTCTTTGATCTCGGAGACTCCTTTGTCCATGAGTGCGGTGAATCAGACGAGACTTACCTGAAATTGCCATTCCAGGAGATGTATGGAATACTTGAAGCGATGAAAGCAAGAAACCTTGAGCCTGCGCTCACTTGGGCTGCCAATAACCATGATAAGCTGTTGCAGAATAGCTCAATGCTCGAGTTGAAGCTCCATTCTCTTCAGTTTGTTGAGATACTCACCAAAGGAAGGAGAGATGATGCTTTACAATATGCAAGGACTCACTTGGTGCCCTTTGCCTCCTTAAACAAGGCAGAGATCCAGAAGCTAATGGCTTGCCTGATCTGGGTTGACCGGCTTGAACAGTCCCCATATGCTGAGTTTGTCTCATCGACGCATTGGGAGAAGCTAGCCGAGGAGCTAATCCATCAGTTCTGCAGCCTCTTAGGTCAGCCTAGCGATAGCCCACTGAGTGTAACCGTATCAGCTGGTTTTCAAGGGCTACCAACCTTGTTGAAGCTAACCACGGTAATGGCTGCCAAGAAGCAGGAGTGGCAGACCATGAAACAGCTTCCAGTCCCCATAGACATCGGACCAGAGTTCCAGTACCACTCAGTCTTCGTATGCCCGGTGCTCCGGGAGCAGTCGAGCGACGAGAACCCTCCGATGCTGATGCCCTGTGGACACGCCGTATCAAAGCAGTCGATCACGAAGCTATCAAAGAGCAGCTCCAGACCTTTCAAGTGCCCTTACTGCCCCTCGGAGGCGGTAGCTTCGCAGTGCAAGCAGCTTCATTTCTAA
- the LOC123409735 gene encoding protein RMD5 homolog isoform X2, translating into MVTLNQLEGCQKELNVALSKYLKVLEKSFNTDVSKAYRNVDFEDSTVNKIIANHFYRQGLFDLGDSFVHECGESDETYLKLPFQEMYGILEAMKARNLEPALTWAANNHDKLLQNSSMLELKLHSLQFVEILTKGRRDDALQYARTHLVPFASLNKAEIQKLMACLIWVDRLEQSPYAEFVSSTHWEKLAEELIHQFCSLLGQPSDSPLSVTVSAGFQGLPTLLKLTTVMAAKKQEWQTMKQLPVPIDIGPEFQYHSVFVCPVLREQSSDENPPMLMPCGHAVSKQSITKLSKSSSRPFKCPYCPSEAVASQCKQLHF; encoded by the coding sequence ATGGTGACACTGAACCAACTTGAAGGCTGTCAAAAGGAATTGAATGTTGCACTGAGCAAATATCTCAAGGTTCTCGAGAAGTCTTTTAATACAGATGTATCAAAGGCATACAGAAATGTGGATTTTGAGGACAGCACAGTAAATAAGATAATAGCGAATCATTTCTATCGCCAGGGCCTCTTTGATCTCGGAGACTCCTTTGTCCATGAGTGCGGTGAATCAGACGAGACTTACCTGAAATTGCCATTCCAGGAGATGTATGGAATACTTGAAGCGATGAAAGCAAGAAACCTTGAGCCTGCGCTCACTTGGGCTGCCAATAACCATGATAAGCTGTTGCAGAATAGCTCAATGCTCGAGTTGAAGCTCCATTCTCTTCAGTTTGTTGAGATACTCACCAAAGGAAGGAGAGATGATGCTTTACAATATGCAAGGACTCACTTGGTGCCCTTTGCCTCCTTAAACAAGGCAGAGATCCAGAAGCTAATGGCTTGCCTGATCTGGGTTGACCGGCTTGAACAGTCCCCATATGCTGAGTTTGTCTCATCGACGCATTGGGAGAAGCTAGCCGAGGAGCTAATCCATCAGTTCTGCAGCCTCTTAGGTCAGCCTAGCGATAGCCCACTGAGTGTAACCGTATCAGCTGGTTTTCAAGGGCTACCAACCTTGTTGAAGCTAACCACGGTAATGGCTGCCAAGAAGCAGGAGTGGCAGACCATGAAACAGCTTCCAGTCCCCATAGACATCGGACCAGAGTTCCAGTACCACTCAGTCTTCGTATGCCCGGTGCTCCGGGAGCAGTCGAGCGACGAGAACCCTCCGATGCTGATGCCCTGTGGACACGCCGTATCAAAGCAGTCGATCACGAAGCTATCAAAGAGCAGCTCCAGACCTTTCAAGTGCCCTTACTGCCCCTCGGAGGCGGTAGCTTCGCAGTGCAAGCAGCTTCATTTCTAA